GGGTCAGCTGTGAGGGTTAATGATTCCTCAGGCTCAGGGAGGCTGGGTCATCTGCGTAAGGCTGTATGTGAGGATGATGGAGTCAGCAGCCAGAGGCGCTGGACCGAGTCCATTGATCTATGGTTGAGGGCTtcgggaaggcttcctggaggaggagggctTAGTGCTCAGCCTGAAGCCTCAGGAGTCGGAACCCCGTGCCACAGCCAAGTGtttcccttctcctcccacaGGGACAAGCTGGCGGAGCTCCACGGAAACATGTTCGTAGAGGAATGTGTCAAGTGTAAGACGTGAGTGCCGcgggagggtgggggcgggggcgccagGTGTGGGCAGCGAggtggggacacaattcaacccatggCAGAGTGTGACAGGAGTGTGTCCGCCCACTCTGGGAAGGCTGAACCAGAGCCCTTCGTGGAGCTGGTGCGCTCTGGGGCGGGGGGTCTCCTCCTGCTGGCTGAGCGGCCGCACAGGTGGGACACCcccaattcaaaaaaaatttgtcccccccaaaaaattttgtccccaaatttattttgaaaaaatttcagatctatagaaaactcaaaagaatttTATCATGAACTCGTACTTTGCCTAGACCAGGGCTCAGCAGGTTTTTTCTGGAAAGGGTCAGAGGGTCAAACATTTCCAGCTTTGTGGCCCAGACAGTCTCTGTTAGGACTACAGGCTCTGCTGTTGTGGCGTGAGAGGCGCGTAGACCACACATGGAGGAATGGGCTTGGCCGTGtgcaaataaaactttattcatgaaAACAGGAGGCCAAGGGCCAGGTTTGATCCATAGTTTGCTGATCCCGACATAGGTTTGACAGCTGTGTTACTGTTTTGCCACATTTTGTCAGTACTTGCTGGGCTGTTGAGGAGTAAGTGGCGGGCCCCTCGTGTCCACCACCCCTGACCCGCAGGTCACGTACCTCCCAGGAGCTCTGCTCTTTCTCGGCCACAGCCAGTCGTGCAGGCCGGGACGCGGAAGGCAATGTAGACAATCAGGCCGTGACCTGGGTTCCCAGTGCTCCTGTGGCTTGTTTCTGTCCTGGTCTGAGATCCGGCCTAGGATCCAGTCTCCAGTCTCCTTTGCTGGAACACTTCCCAACCTTTCTGCTTCCGCGGCATTGGTGTCAGGGGTGCAGCCAGGCCAGCTGCGCTGTGGAAGCCCCCCCTTTCCCTGCTCTGGGTTTGTGGCATGTTTCCTCACGCTTAGATTCTGGTCGTACGGCCCCCACTTCCCTGGGAGAACAGGGAAGGGCGAGAGCAGCCTCGCTCAGGCTGCAGGGCAGGAACCCCGGGATCAGTGGTGGGCTGACCCGGCCCTGctggcccccctcctcccccaacacaGGCAGTACGTCCGGGACACCGTAGTGGGCAGCATGGGCCTCAGGGCCACAGGCCGGCTCTGCACTGTGGCCAAAGCGAGGGGGCTGCGGGCCTGCAGGTGAGTGACCTCTCGCGGCGCCTGGACTCCAGGGGAGGGTGCACGTCTCTGTGCTGATCCCCGCCCTCCGCTGCAGGGGGGAGCTGAGGGATACCATCCTGGACTGGGAGGACGCCCTGCCTGACCGGGACCTCACTCTTGCCGACGAGGCCAGCAGGTCTGACCCTCAGATGAGCccggatggggtgggggtggggggtctctGTGGAAGCGCAGGTGGCGCCAGCCCAGGGCCGTCAGGAAGGGCTTCCTGGGAGAGCAGGCTGcgccttctctgggcctcactggcTTATTAATAACAGCAGCTACTCACACACTCTGCCCCGTGCCTGTGTTgcaggcagggaaactgaggcctcagCACGTGGACTTCTCTGTCCAGTGCTACCCAGCCCAGAAGTGGCTGAGCCAGGTTAGAACCTGAGCCCCAAGTGTTGAAGGTCCTGCCCCCATCAATGACCCTGCTTCTGCAACGGGGTAGGGAGGTGGCTGAGGCAGAAGGGCAGCGGCCGGAGCAGGACCCAGGGCAGCCTGAAAGCTGTGGGCGGCCCCTGGGAGCAGAGGTGGGTGTGGAGAGAGCTGGCCTCCCAGGGCTGGGCGTGTTGCAGGagcacggggtggggtgggggggcagagggcctTGAACCCCAGGGGTCAGAGGGCACCAGACCCAGGCACAGGGTCGAAGGGGCTCGATCTGACTCTGCCGTCCTGTCCCAGGAACGCAGACCTGTCCATCACGCTGGGCACCTCCCTGCAAATCCGGCCCAGCGGGAACCTGCCACTCGCCACTAAGCGCCGAGGAGGCCGACTGGTCATTGTCAACCTTCAGCCCACAAAGCACGTATGTCCTGGGCCCACCCTGACATCCTCCctacccctgcctccctcccctccaggcctctgcccaaGCCCACCTGTCTCTGCCCCCACAGGACCGCCATGCCGACCTGCGCATCCACGGCTATGTGGATGAGGTCATGACCAGGCTTATGAAGCACCTGGGCCTGGAGATCCCTGCCTGGGACGGTCCCCGCGTGCTGGAGAGAGCGCTGCCACCCCTGCCC
The nucleotide sequence above comes from Canis aureus isolate CA01 chromosome 19, VMU_Caureus_v.1.0, whole genome shotgun sequence. Encoded proteins:
- the SIRT6 gene encoding NAD-dependent protein deacylase sirtuin-6 isoform X4, which gives rise to MRTRASAASPRGPHGVWTMEERGLAPKFDTTFESARPTQTHMALVQLERVGLLRFLVSQNVDGLHVRSGFPRDKLAELHGNMFVEECVKCKTQYVRDTVVGSMGLRATGRLCTVAKARGLRACRGELRDTILDWEDALPDRDLTLADEASRNADLSITLGTSLQIRPSGNLPLATKRRGGRLVIVNLQPTKHDRHADLRIHGYVDEVMTRLMKHLGLEIPAWDGPRVLERALPPLPRPPAPKPEPKEEAPAQLNGPAPASPKQEPSTEPCTQHNGSGPGSPKRERLDSPVPHRPPKRVKAEVAPS
- the SIRT6 gene encoding NAD-dependent protein deacylase sirtuin-6 isoform X6, translated to MRTRASAASPRDKLAELHGNMFVEECVKCKTQYVRDTVVGSMGLRATGRLCTVAKARGLRACRGELRDTILDWEDALPDRDLTLADEASRNADLSITLGTSLQIRPSGNLPLATKRRGGRLVIVNLQPTKHDRHADLRIHGYVDEVMTRLMKHLGLEIPAWDGPRVLERALPPLPRPPAPKPEPKEEAPAQLNGPAPASPKQEPSTEPCTQHNGSGPGSPKRERLDSPVPHRPPKRVKAEVAPS
- the SIRT6 gene encoding NAD-dependent protein deacylase sirtuin-6 isoform X5 is translated as MEERGLAPKFDTTFESARPTQTHMALVQLERVGLLRFLVSQNVDGLHVRSGFPRDKLAELHGNMFVEECVKCKTQYVRDTVVGSMGLRATGRLCTVAKARGLRACRGELRDTILDWEDALPDRDLTLADEASRNADLSITLGTSLQIRPSGNLPLATKRRGGRLVIVNLQPTKHDRHADLRIHGYVDEVMTRLMKHLGLEIPAWDGPRVLERALPPLPRPPAPKPEPKEEAPAQLNGPAPASPKQEPSTEPCTQHNGSGPGSPKRERLDSPVPHRPPKRVKAEVAPS
- the SIRT6 gene encoding NAD-dependent protein deacylase sirtuin-6 isoform X7, with amino-acid sequence MFVEECVKCKTQYVRDTVVGSMGLRATGRLCTVAKARGLRACRGELRDTILDWEDALPDRDLTLADEASRNADLSITLGTSLQIRPSGNLPLATKRRGGRLVIVNLQPTKHDRHADLRIHGYVDEVMTRLMKHLGLEIPAWDGPRVLERALPPLPRPPAPKPEPKEEAPAQLNGPAPASPKQEPSTEPCTQHNGSGPGSPKRERLDSPVPHRPPKRVKAEVAPS